The genomic stretch ttcgccggcgCTCAGTTCGTCGACCTCGGCCAAGTCTGCATTCTCATCGAAATCCAACGCTTCGGGGTCGTTTTCTTTCAGAAACTTGAAAAACTCGGGATCCTTGTCCGCAAGGCCCTTCATGGCCTCTGCGCTCATGCCAAGTCCAGCaccctcgtcgtcgtcgtcttcgctgcCATCTTCGCTGTCGCTCGCAACGGGCTGGACACCAATTGACACGTCAGAGTCgctctcttcagcttcttcctccttggcTTCGCTTCGCTTCCGCTTGCCGAGTTTGCCAGCCTTGTCGTTCTTGTCGATGATGTCCTCGAAGCCGCCGGAGAAGAAATCGTCGACGCTCATCTCAGTAACCTTCTTCGCTTTGCCGCCGGCAGGTTTCTTGGCAGAGGCATCGGCCTCGCCTTCCTTTGAGCCCTTGATATATTCGGCATCCGAAGctcgtttctctttttgcttgtttctgatctgcagcttctgcttcagcttTGCGCCAGCCTTTCTCTTATCCAGAACTTCCTTGAGATGCGATTTTTCGAATTTTTTTGTCGCCTTCAGATTTTTCTTGGAGGAACCCATGTTGGGCAATCTTTTGCAGCTACTGTGGGAGCTGCAAATTGAGGATTCAAAAGCagaaagataaaaaaaagaagaatgatgcCGCTTAGGAAGGCGAAAATGGTCGCGCTGCTAACGTGCCAATTGCACTTTCCAAAAATTTTCGACAGCGATCATTATCGATAAAGCCGCTCCACTACAATAATTTGGGCGGTCAATAATTCTGCCAGCCGTCGGAGCCTCTAGTGCAGCTTATAGTGGGCTAAGCGCTAGGCGCCGCCTCGACTACAGTAGCTCAGTGAGTGCCGTCACCACCATCTTTGTATGAGACTCAAGCATCGTCACAGCTTCGCGGCTCCTCGATGCCTCGCCTCAGTCCACCATCATGAACACGCGTCAGAGCTACGCGCCCACTCCCCATAGCTACGTCCCCAATACGAGTCTGTCTGCCACCATCAACCTCGATGAAGTGAGTAGATGATGCCTAAACAGAACCCCTCCCCCGCTCTCTCAGCGTGATATGTGCGTAACATAACATGGCTAATCAAATCTCAACCACGCAAGGAGGTGAAACTCACCGACACCCGCGCTGAGCGCGATCTCCAGGATTCTCTCGGTGAACTGTTTAGCATCATTGTCACGCTCgatgagctggagaaggcgtTTCTGAAGGATGCCATCCCGGAGGCTGAATACACAGACATCTGTGAGCGCTCACTGAGGCAGTACAAGGCGCTTCTGGCGGATGAGACAATTGCAAACGAATTCAAGGACCTCGAAGAATTCAAAGCAAAATGGGATGTAGGTTACATCATACTATTCAACTCAACCATGAAGCTCCTTTGACTAACCTCGATATCCGCGCAACCACAAAAGCTCGACGTCCCCCGCGCAACTGAACGCCTCCGAGTCGGCATGCcatccaccaccatcaccgcaTCCTCCGCCGCTCCCGCTGCAgctcccgccgccgccgccgcaaacAACCCCAGCGGCGTGCTCATCCTGGAAGCCACGCAGGAGTTCATCACCTTCCTCGACGCCGTCAAGCTCGGCCTGCTGTCCAAGGACCAGCTGCACCCTCTGCTCTCGGACGTGATCCAGTCGGTGAACCGCGTGACGGACAAGGACTTTGATAACCGGGGCAAGATTGTGCAGTGGCTCATCACGCTCAACCAGATGAAGGCGTCGGATGAGCTGAGCGAGCAGCAGGCGAGGGAGCTGGACTTGGATATGCAGCAGGCGTATCAGGGCTTTAGACGTACATTGACATGATACCATTTTCTAATATCTTGAATTTAAATCTTTGTAGTTGGAAtatgttttcctttttcctcgtctatatgtataaaaaaaagaaacaaaatccattgatggccatgacgaTGATAATGCAAACCCCCCTAAACTCACACCAAAAATGTCCAGAAACTCGGATACACAAACTCCTCCTCGAATATCCTCCTCACCTGCTCCAGCACAAATCTCTCCACCTTTCCCACAttcttcaagctctgccTCCCGCTCTCCCGCTCGCCAATCTCGCTCTCCACCTTGATCTCCTGCAGCAGTCCCCCGAACCTCCCTccagtctgctgctgctgtccttgtccttgctgttgctgcttcttccccttttctccttcatcattgccattgccatctccCGTTACAGATTCCTCTCCTTTCCCCCCCTCCGGTCCCACCGCGGTCAACGCATCATCCGGATTCAAAAAGCAGAAATGCACCCTCTTGCGAATATGCGCCAGCACGCCCACCCCATCAAATGTCAGCCCCGTGATATTCAACTTGAGCGGAATCCCCACAAAGCTCGGCATCGGATAGTCCAGCAATATCTCCGCCGTCAGGTTCAGCCTCACGTCGCCCGCGTACCGGATCCGAAACACCGCCTGCACGTCCTCCACCTTTGCCTCCCTCTTGCCGCCCCTTTCCacttcctcatcgtcgtcgtcgtcgtcaacaATCGCAGAGTCCTGCCCATGGCtcgtcgacggcctcgacggcTGTCCCAGCGTGCTCGACACATCCGACTTTGCGCCCAAGTTCAGCGCCCCCATCCCCGGGTCCAGCAAGTTGTCAATCGAGCTCAGCGACGCCTCCCTGCTATGATACGGCGTCTGCGCCTCCGACCCGGCCGCCGAGCCCATCCAGCTCGTGCCGCCCAGATGCGCGCCCGCGACCGCAGCCAGCGGCGTGTGCGTCCCCGTCGCCAGATGCGCCTGGAAGTAGTTCCTCCCCGGCCCGCCCAGGATCCCCGGCGTCGACGTGCCCAGAAACGCCCTCCCCAGAtcgtggctgctgctgcccacgTCGCTCTTCAGCGCCTCCCGCAGGCCGTTCTCGCGCTTGCGGgcctccatcatcgccgccgccgccgccagccgctCCCGCTCGGCGAtgctctcctcgtcctcgtcgctgtCCTGGCtgtcgtcctcatcgtcgtccagCTCCTGCTCGTAAAAGTCCGGCAGCGGGTCGGTGATGTCCTtgagctccagctctggcGGGATCGTGCCAAAGTCGAAGCCGTGGACGTTGACGGATCTGATGAACCGCGGCAGCGGCACCGTCTGGAATTTGGCGTGGATAAAGGTCCTGATGCTCTCGGCCAGCGCATCGCCGTCTGGGCCGCTTGTGAGCGTCTCCCAGTTGAGATCAATCGACATTTGGGGTgagtgaagagaaaggaagaagaaagttaACGAGACATTAAAATTGATTACAGCAAGTCAAAGGCTGCTCAGCAGCACTAGCAGCGGATAGTAGACGTAGAATAGTTGACAGAGAGAAGTTGGCCACTTAGAAGGTGTAATGTGAACATCACCTTATTAGCGGGGCCATAGCTTGAGTTTTTCAAAGACTTCTGGTTTCAACAACACACGGAATACAAGCGTTATAAGTGACGCTCTCGCTTCATTAGCGTCtcacagaaaaaaaagaattgtgGCTATCAAAGGAAAGAAACCGTTCCTAAAAtactgtttctttttctgtcgCTTAATATTACACAATTTGCACTGATCAATTCGCAGTTCCATCTTTGCACTCCAGCTTTAAACTCTGTGATAATCATTTAGGGTATCTCGCTGCCTGCTCCTTCATTCATCTCATCCCTCCATCCcaaaacacacacacacataaACGCTGAAACTAACTTCataaaagagaataaaaaggTAATCAGCGCACATGAGTATCAACTCGCCAACGCCATGATGtgacaaaaataaaaaaaaaaggaaaaaaaatatatatagCCAACGCGCTGTAAATGCTTCTCCGCACACCGCCCGAGTTCTACTCGCTTCATCTCAAGTCAACTCATATTCTCAAGCCTCTGCGTCCTCAAATCGGGCCTGGTTGTAATACATGTTATGCTGAGGCTGTTTGAAAAGGTGCCAGCAGTTAGGAGCTTGCAAGATGTACCTACGAGTCCGAGTGTCAGTATCCGCTATCAAAGTGCCGCAGCGTATGAAGTAGAAGCCACAAAAACTCACCTTGCCATGGCCTCTCTAAATCGAGACTTGTACTCCTTAGGACTCGTCACAGTCGGCCTGTTCCGACCGCCACCCGCGAAGCCGCGATCTTTGATCCAGctttcaagcttcttgtcCCACGTATACGTTCTGATGCAATCAATGATGCCCACGACCAGTTCCTTTCTCCTCTCATCAACCGCAATCATCAGAGAATAGTCCATTACGTTCTGTCGCGCCAAAAACAGCGTATCGTTCCAAACTGACGCCCTAAGAAGCTTCTTGGAGTGTTCGCGCGCAAATAGAGGAGATTCGTAGATGTACTCTACCATGTTTTCGTCTAGTAAAACCTCATTTTGCTCGCCTGTTGACTGGATTTTGCGGTTGCGCATGGATCCCTTCAAATCAAAGATTCTCGTCGGAGATCTGTCGTAAAAGAGATTCTCCGTCACCAGCAAGTCCAGCTTAATATCTGTCCCCGTCACTGGATTCTTGATGAGAATTTGGAAGAAGCCCATCATCTTGGCGATTACAGATGGCAAATCATGGAACAGCGCCTCAGCCATTATACTGAAATATCCTGGAGCAAATCGTAAGAACGCAGATGTCTCGATAGTCGAGAGAGACTATGAGAGATAACGGGTTAGTTAAGAACTGATACACTTGGCACTCTCAAAGCCCCTCTTTTTACTTACCTTCAAAACTAGTCGATCATCAAGCGTCTTTAAGAAGACAGACTTCGTTTTACCACCCTTTGAATCCCATTGAAGACATCGCGACAACGATTCCACTATGCGCTCGGCAACGCCACACTTCCGCCTCAGAGCATCAAACTGCTCGGCGTAAAAGATCTTACAAGTCATGACCGCCGCGCCCTCCTTGAACTGGTACTTGAGATGCGTGCCGGTGGCGCGAAGCAGACTCTTCTCAAGCTCTGATTCGTCAGCAGCCCAATCTGGGTTGTCTGATACTGGCATTGATTTGGGGTCACCATCGATATTGCCATCCATGTTCTCGTCTATGATACTGTCCGCCTCCCGCATCATAGTCTGGTGCGCATCTCGCCGGATGTTGGCAAGCTTTTCCTTGTAATCATCGCTGTTTAGGGCCAACGCGATGACTGAGCTAGGCTCGTCTTCTCGAACAATAATGTCCGAGTCAACAAAGATGTGATCTGTGGCATTAACGGGATACTCCAGCGCAGGCCACCCACTGGCTGATCGTTCAGCCCAAAAGTTGGTAAGATATTTCATTAGGCTTGTTTTTTGATGCTTTGGAAGCTCAAGTGGAATCTCGGCGCTAGAATCAGCAATCTCTTTGATGTCGGGCATAAACTCATCAGATACCGAAGGCTCAGCGTCACTAGTACCTCCCTCATCATCCGACATGCCTTGGCTCGTGTTCGGATTAGTGGTTTCATCGTCCCATCGAGGCTGGCTATCAGAATGCAGAGGAGGTTCGCTGGGAGTTGGTGGCCCCGTTTGGGACTCTAGCCTAGATgatccttctccttttcctcccAAGGAAGTGGAAGACGCTTCTTGTAATCGTGTCTCTACATCATGCTCCGTGTTTGGTTCGCTTGTCACAGCTGGTTCGTCAAACGCTTCATTTACGTTGTCGTACACTTGCACAATCGCCTGCGTCGATGTCTTGGGCAGCATAGGACGAGGATTCCGCATGCTAGCAGCACGCTTCTTACGGTCTCGAATGCGCTCCTTCTCGAATTCTCTGCTAAACTCTCTGCTGAGCTGCTCAAAGTGCTTTGCTAGAGTGGTGACTTTggattc from Trichoderma atroviride chromosome 3, complete sequence encodes the following:
- a CDS encoding uncharacterized protein (BUSCO:EOG092D3O42) produces the protein MNTRQSYAPTPHSYVPNTSLSATINLDEEVKLTDTRAERDLQDSLGELFSIIVTLDELEKAFLKDAIPEAEYTDICERSLRQYKALLADETIANEFKDLEEFKAKWDLDVPRATERLRVGMPSTTITASSAAPAAAPAAAAANNPSGVLILEATQEFITFLDAVKLGLLSKDQLHPLLSDVIQSVNRVTDKDFDNRGKIVQWLITLNQMKASDELSEQQARELDLDMQQAYQGFRRTLT
- a CDS encoding uncharacterized protein (EggNog:ENOG41), producing MSIDLNWETLTSGPDGDALAESIRTFIHAKFQTVPLPRFIRSVNVHGFDFGTIPPELELKDITDPLPDFYEQELDDDEDDSQDSDEDEESIAERERLAAAAAMMEARKRENGLREALKSDVGSSSHDLGRAFLGTSTPGILGGPGRNYFQAHLATGTHTPLAAVAGAHLGGTSWMGSAAGSEAQTPYHSREASLSSIDNLLDPGMGALNLGAKSDVSSTLGQPSRPSTSHGQDSAIVDDDDDDEEVERGGKREAKVEDVQAVFRIRYAGDVRLNLTAEILLDYPMPSFVGIPLKLNITGLTFDGVGVLAHIRKRVHFCFLNPDDALTAVGPEGGKGEESVTGDGNGNDEGEKGKKQQQQGQGQQQQTGGRFGGLLQEIKVESEIGERESGRQSLKNVGKVERFVLEQVRRIFEEEFVYPSFWTFLV